A genomic region of Gemmatimonadota bacterium contains the following coding sequences:
- a CDS encoding amino acid permease — protein MSDELKPELGLLDATMINVGTMIASSIFLVPASIAAYFSGVFPTMLVWVVGAVVSLCGALCVAELGAAMPRAGGQFAWLKRIYGPVWGYLYGWAGSVIINPGSVAAVAVGFATYLAYFIPMGAVGVKVVAVASIMGLTVLNCFGLKLGALIQNIFTIVKIAAVMGFIAACFLIPGGSAANLQPFWTSEPIGSLAAPFGAAMVLVLYAYDGWIEITYVGSEMRRPDRDMPLSIILSTVLVSVLYIGAAVAFTYVLGHTAVGRSPRVAADAMTVVLGTAGAALITTAVLMSTLGANNGIILTSARIPFAMAKDGQFFQWAGQVSPTYAVPVKALVAQGVWSSLLAVSGTYNQLATYVVFVSFLFYGMSAAGVILLRRREPNLPRPYRAWGYPLTPIVFVVFAGYLIWDTIKQQPVDSAIGLGLLGVGLVFYYALGWNRAPVTESSPSTP, from the coding sequence TTGTCCGACGAACTCAAGCCAGAGCTGGGCCTTCTCGACGCGACGATGATCAACGTCGGCACCATGATCGCGTCGTCGATCTTCTTGGTGCCGGCTTCGATCGCGGCCTATTTCAGCGGCGTGTTCCCGACGATGTTGGTGTGGGTCGTCGGGGCGGTGGTGTCGCTCTGTGGGGCGCTTTGTGTGGCCGAGCTCGGCGCCGCGATGCCGAGAGCCGGCGGGCAGTTCGCTTGGCTGAAGCGGATCTACGGGCCCGTCTGGGGTTATCTGTACGGCTGGGCCGGTTCGGTCATCATCAATCCCGGCTCGGTGGCGGCGGTGGCGGTCGGGTTCGCGACCTACCTGGCGTATTTCATCCCCATGGGGGCCGTCGGTGTCAAAGTGGTGGCGGTCGCCTCGATCATGGGGCTCACCGTCCTCAACTGCTTTGGATTGAAGCTCGGTGCCCTGATCCAGAACATCTTTACCATCGTAAAGATCGCGGCCGTGATGGGGTTCATCGCCGCTTGCTTCTTGATTCCGGGCGGGTCGGCGGCCAACCTGCAGCCATTCTGGACATCCGAACCGATCGGAAGTCTGGCGGCCCCATTCGGCGCGGCCATGGTGCTGGTGCTCTACGCCTACGACGGATGGATCGAGATCACGTACGTCGGTAGTGAAATGCGGCGGCCTGATCGTGATATGCCGCTCTCGATCATTCTGTCGACCGTCCTGGTGTCCGTGCTCTACATCGGCGCGGCCGTGGCGTTCACCTACGTGTTGGGTCATACCGCGGTCGGCCGGTCGCCCCGGGTCGCCGCCGACGCGATGACGGTTGTGCTGGGAACGGCCGGCGCGGCGTTGATTACGACGGCGGTCCTGATGTCGACGTTAGGCGCGAATAACGGGATCATCCTTACCTCGGCCCGGATTCCGTTCGCCATGGCCAAGGACGGCCAGTTCTTTCAATGGGCCGGGCAGGTAAGTCCGACGTACGCCGTGCCGGTGAAGGCGCTCGTGGCGCAAGGGGTGTGGAGTTCGCTTTTGGCCGTAAGCGGCACCTACAATCAATTGGCCACCTACGTGGTGTTCGTGAGCTTCCTGTTCTACGGGATGTCCGCGGCGGGGGTGATCCTCCTCCGGAGGCGGGAACCGAATCTTCCCAGGCCGTACCGGGCCTGGGGGTATCCGCTCACGCCGATCGTGTTCGTGGTGTTTGCGGGCTATCTGATTTGGGACACCATCAAGCAGCAGCCCGTGGATTCGGCCATCGGGCTCGGCCTGCTCGGCGTGGGCCTGGTGTTCTACTACGCTCTGGGCTGGAACCGGGCCCCGGTTACGGAGTCGTCCCCATCAACGCCTTGA
- a CDS encoding FtsX-like permease family protein, translating into MRVDDDSPAAQLALEETLTQVDPASTENLFSMADVMAVSSYPYRLAYWIGASIGLVALLLALTGVYGMMAFVVAERTREIGVRLALDSSRTRVVRLIMGESARLFAIGMGIAIPLAIGAAAAVASALEVMDVFDPVGYVGGAAVVLLACATGALIPSRRAAQVEPLEAIRAD; encoded by the coding sequence ATGCGGGTCGACGACGATTCACCCGCAGCTCAGCTGGCCCTCGAGGAAACCCTCACCCAAGTCGATCCGGCCTCGACCGAGAACCTCTTCTCGATGGCCGATGTCATGGCGGTGTCGAGCTATCCGTACCGGCTCGCCTATTGGATCGGTGCCTCGATCGGGCTGGTCGCCCTGTTGCTCGCGCTGACCGGCGTCTACGGGATGATGGCGTTCGTGGTCGCGGAACGGACCCGGGAAATCGGGGTTCGGCTCGCGCTGGACTCGAGTCGGACCCGGGTGGTCCGATTGATCATGGGCGAGAGCGCCCGGTTGTTCGCGATCGGGATGGGGATCGCGATCCCGCTGGCCATCGGTGCCGCGGCTGCGGTGGCGAGCGCTCTTGAGGTCATGGATGTCTTCGACCCCGTTGGGTACGTCGGCGGTGCGGCCGTCGTCCTGCTGGCGTGCGCGACCGGGGCCTTGATTCCGTCCCGGCGGGCGGCCCAAGTCGAACCGCTCGAGGCGATCCGGGCCGACTGA
- a CDS encoding ORF6N domain-containing protein, with translation MSLSQLGLWSASFSSSEASESLLDRDLAALYQVKPIALRQAVTRNKSRFPPDFHFQLANGEAKVLLSQPVIPSQPSLGGHLPYVEIMRTLVRSQEMLSANTDRARKLTQLEAKYDAQFKVVFDAIR, from the coding sequence ATTTCGCTATCTCAACTAGGGTTGTGGAGCGCAAGCTTCTCCTCCTCCGAGGCGAGCGAGTCTTTGCTCGATCGTGATCTTGCGGCGCTCTACCAAGTGAAGCCGATCGCGCTTCGCCAGGCGGTAACCCGAAACAAGAGCAGGTTTCCCCCTGACTTTCATTTCCAGCTCGCCAACGGGGAGGCCAAGGTTCTGCTATCACAACCTGTGATACCTTCTCAGCCGAGTCTCGGCGGGCACCTCCCGTACGTCGAAATCATGCGGACTTTGGTCCGGTCGCAGGAGATGCTCTCGGCCAACACCGATCGAGCCAGGAAGCTGACCCAACTCGAGGCCAAATACGACGCCCAGTTCAAAGTGGTTTTCGACGCGATCCGCTAG
- a CDS encoding alpha/beta hydrolase, producing the protein MTTFKRWGKRLGLGALALLAAAIVIGAGYEARMRRQAAANHPAPGQLVDIGGRRIHLDCRGSGLPIVVLEAGLDMNGSLAWAKVHDSIAVTTRTCAYSRAGMMWSDDNPNQQDATTVAADLHAVLTTAGEKPPYVMVGHSLGGPYIMTFTKLHPAEVAGLVFVDASHPEQFQRFNDVLGRKLEPPVGPLRAAAAFAWAGVVRVAMPGAAAADSVGQAKAAYAPTSIGPMLEEMDALESSMAQAGTFRELGNRPLVVLTAMAPTDTNQLKALKMSQEESVRFQAAWKTMHEEEASWSTQSEHVLVPDATHYIQYDRPDIVIAAVRRVVGLVQNPVPAPPVH; encoded by the coding sequence ATGACAACATTCAAACGATGGGGCAAACGCCTCGGGCTCGGCGCGCTGGCGCTGCTCGCGGCCGCGATCGTGATCGGTGCGGGTTACGAAGCCAGGATGCGGCGCCAAGCGGCCGCCAACCACCCGGCTCCGGGACAACTGGTCGACATCGGCGGGCGGAGGATTCACCTCGACTGCCGCGGCAGCGGCCTGCCCATCGTGGTCCTGGAAGCGGGCCTCGACATGAACGGGTCGCTCGCGTGGGCCAAGGTCCACGATTCGATCGCGGTCACCACTCGCACCTGCGCCTATAGCCGGGCCGGAATGATGTGGAGCGACGACAACCCGAATCAGCAAGATGCCACGACCGTCGCCGCCGACCTCCATGCCGTACTGACGACGGCCGGAGAAAAGCCGCCCTACGTCATGGTCGGCCACTCACTGGGCGGGCCGTACATTATGACCTTCACCAAACTCCATCCGGCCGAGGTGGCGGGATTGGTGTTTGTCGACGCCTCACACCCTGAGCAATTCCAACGATTCAACGACGTGCTGGGCCGGAAGCTCGAACCGCCGGTTGGGCCGCTTCGGGCGGCGGCGGCGTTCGCGTGGGCCGGCGTCGTCCGGGTCGCCATGCCCGGCGCGGCGGCGGCGGACTCCGTGGGTCAAGCCAAGGCGGCCTACGCGCCGACCTCTATTGGGCCAATGCTCGAGGAGATGGACGCGCTCGAGTCGAGCATGGCCCAGGCGGGAACGTTTCGTGAGTTGGGGAATCGGCCGCTGGTGGTGCTGACCGCCATGGCACCGACCGACACGAATCAGCTGAAGGCACTGAAAATGAGCCAGGAGGAAAGTGTGCGGTTTCAGGCGGCCTGGAAAACGATGCACGAGGAAGAAGCCTCGTGGTCGACCCAGAGCGAGCACGTTCTGGTGCCGGATGCCACCCACTATATCCAGTACGACCGGCCCGACATCGTCATCGCCGCGGTCCGCCGAGTGGTGGGCCTGGTGCAGAACCCGGTTCCGGCCCCGCCGGTTCACTAG
- a CDS encoding NAD(P)-dependent oxidoreductase yields the protein MTAVAFLGTGLLGSAFVEAALQRGDQVTAWNRTPGKARALEAFGARVAATPADAVRGADRVHLVLKDDGVVDQIVEQLRPGLGAQAIVIDHTTTQPALTAERVRRLNTEGVRFLHCPVFIGPAMARKAQGTILASGPAALFDLVKDALQLQAARVEYLGERPDLAAVQKLCGNAFLLGVAALVADVFAIGRGAGLDPLDTLKPLEILNLAAVVAGRGKNMAAGNFTPSFELTMARKDVRLMIETAATSPLAMLPGLAARMDALIAEGYGALDVGVLAKGAAY from the coding sequence ATGACCGCCGTCGCATTCCTCGGCACCGGCCTGCTCGGGAGCGCCTTCGTCGAGGCGGCCTTGCAACGCGGCGACCAGGTCACCGCCTGGAATCGCACCCCGGGCAAGGCGCGGGCCCTCGAGGCCTTCGGCGCCCGGGTGGCCGCCACGCCCGCCGACGCGGTCCGTGGCGCTGATCGGGTCCACCTGGTCCTCAAGGACGATGGCGTCGTCGACCAGATCGTCGAACAGTTGCGGCCCGGCCTTGGGGCTCAGGCAATCGTCATCGATCATACCACCACCCAGCCGGCCTTGACCGCCGAGCGGGTTCGTCGGCTGAACACGGAAGGGGTGCGGTTCCTCCACTGCCCCGTCTTCATCGGTCCGGCCATGGCCCGAAAGGCCCAAGGAACTATTCTCGCCTCCGGACCCGCCGCGCTGTTCGACTTGGTCAAAGACGCGCTCCAACTGCAAGCCGCCCGAGTCGAGTACCTGGGCGAGCGGCCCGACTTGGCGGCAGTTCAGAAGCTCTGCGGAAACGCATTTCTGCTGGGCGTTGCCGCGCTCGTCGCCGACGTTTTCGCGATCGGACGCGGGGCGGGGCTCGATCCGCTCGACACCCTCAAGCCGCTCGAAATCCTCAACCTTGCCGCTGTCGTGGCCGGCCGGGGCAAAAATATGGCGGCGGGCAACTTCACTCCGAGCTTCGAGCTCACGATGGCGCGGAAGGACGTCCGGCTGATGATCGAAACGGCGGCAACCTCGCCCCTGGCGATGCTGCCGGGCCTCGCCGCTCGGATGGATGCACTCATCGCCGAGGGCTACGGCGCACTGGATGTGGGCGTCCTGGCTAAGGGGGCTGCCTACTGA
- a CDS encoding aromatic ring-hydroxylating dioxygenase subunit alpha: protein MNGSPPETLPDLADADLAIVPVERSDTAPSTWYVDPRWHAVDRDAVLATTWQGVGHVSMVEGPGAYFLATVADNPILVIRDKDGILRAFYNVCRHRGGPLALEPAGCVKALTCKYHGWTYQLDGALRGVPQFDRTELFDKKDFGLVPVAVDVWEGFVFVCLEPAHAPPLAEVFGGIAERIRPNRLTTKRLVRRVDYDVEANWKVYVDNFLEGYHIPHVHPELNKALDYLAYRTELGPWYNLQHSPLKDDNVYTKDAGGEAFYYWVYPNFMLNILPHRVQTNLVLPNGPDRCKVIFWYYYDEPDAPGRAEQIAADVEYSDMVQAEDREICHQVHRGLGSRGYHRGRLSPDMESGVYHFQCLLKQSYRRWRDNR from the coding sequence ATGAACGGAAGTCCGCCTGAAACGCTCCCCGACCTTGCCGATGCCGACCTGGCGATCGTTCCGGTGGAGCGCTCCGACACGGCGCCATCCACCTGGTACGTCGACCCCCGCTGGCACGCCGTCGATCGCGACGCGGTCCTCGCGACCACATGGCAGGGGGTTGGTCACGTCTCAATGGTCGAGGGTCCGGGGGCCTACTTCCTGGCCACGGTCGCGGACAATCCGATTCTGGTCATCCGCGACAAGGACGGAATCCTCCGCGCGTTTTACAACGTGTGCCGTCATCGGGGCGGGCCGCTGGCCCTCGAACCCGCCGGCTGCGTCAAGGCGTTGACCTGCAAATACCACGGCTGGACCTATCAGTTGGATGGTGCGCTCCGCGGCGTGCCCCAGTTCGATCGGACCGAGTTGTTCGACAAGAAGGACTTCGGGCTGGTGCCCGTCGCGGTCGATGTCTGGGAAGGCTTCGTGTTCGTGTGCCTCGAACCAGCGCACGCGCCCCCGCTGGCCGAGGTCTTTGGGGGGATTGCCGAGCGGATTCGGCCTAACCGCCTGACGACCAAGCGGCTGGTTCGCCGGGTCGACTACGACGTCGAGGCCAACTGGAAGGTGTATGTCGACAACTTCCTCGAAGGCTATCACATTCCCCACGTCCATCCGGAACTCAACAAGGCCCTCGACTACCTCGCCTACCGGACGGAGCTCGGCCCCTGGTACAACCTCCAGCACAGTCCACTCAAGGACGACAACGTCTACACCAAGGACGCCGGTGGCGAGGCGTTCTACTATTGGGTCTATCCGAACTTCATGCTCAATATTCTGCCCCATCGAGTCCAAACAAACCTGGTGCTGCCGAATGGACCCGACCGGTGCAAGGTTATTTTCTGGTACTATTACGACGAGCCCGATGCCCCGGGCCGGGCCGAGCAGATCGCCGCCGACGTCGAGTACAGCGACATGGTGCAGGCCGAAGACCGGGAGATTTGCCATCAGGTCCATCGCGGCCTCGGGTCCCGAGGGTATCACCGGGGCCGTCTCTCTCCGGACATGGAGTCCGGGGTCTATCATTTCCAGTGTCTGCTGAAGCAGTCCTACCGCCGGTGGCGCGATAACCGATAA
- a CDS encoding tetratricopeptide repeat protein has product MVSPPMRIPAALLLIGLLPSLAQSQHRFAEAVTIGKVDSVWSATLKENRPYLVYTPPSYDDTTNTPQKYPVLYILDGDAHFHSVTGLLQILGSGVNGTFVLPPMIVVAIPNTNRTRDMTPTHVETGFDGKPQPFLKTSGGMANFLSFITTELIPKIGSGYRTSGYRVFVGHSLGGITTINALYTVPDAFNAYVAIDPSLWWDKQTLLWKAKSYFSTAKLNGKALYVAQANTINPDDTTGNMHFGSIVQFNGVLETYNKTGLRYGYKYYGNDSHGSVPMIAEYDALRFIFDGYNVDLGRVLATPSLLTEHFRAVSAKLGATFTPSEGMIAQLGQFAMTQDTAKAIELYQIGLGLYPDSYRMYDRLGNAWMAKGDQKKAREFFEQSLAKNPNNQSVKDKLKTMTPE; this is encoded by the coding sequence ATGGTGTCACCCCCTATGCGTATCCCCGCGGCGCTCCTTCTGATCGGGTTACTGCCAAGCCTTGCCCAATCGCAACATCGTTTTGCCGAAGCCGTCACTATCGGCAAGGTCGACTCGGTGTGGTCCGCCACGTTGAAAGAGAACCGGCCCTATCTCGTCTATACGCCTCCGTCCTATGACGATACGACCAACACGCCGCAGAAGTACCCGGTGCTCTACATCCTCGACGGCGACGCGCACTTTCACTCGGTCACCGGCCTGCTCCAGATCCTCGGCAGCGGCGTCAACGGCACCTTCGTGTTGCCGCCGATGATCGTCGTGGCGATCCCGAACACCAATCGGACCCGGGACATGACGCCGACCCACGTCGAGACCGGCTTCGATGGCAAGCCCCAGCCGTTTCTGAAGACCAGCGGGGGGATGGCGAACTTCCTGTCCTTCATCACGACCGAGCTGATCCCCAAGATCGGGTCCGGGTACCGGACCTCGGGTTACCGGGTGTTCGTCGGCCATTCGCTCGGCGGGATTACGACGATCAATGCCCTCTACACCGTGCCCGACGCCTTCAACGCCTACGTGGCCATCGATCCGAGCCTGTGGTGGGACAAGCAGACGTTGCTCTGGAAGGCGAAGAGCTATTTCAGCACGGCCAAGCTCAACGGCAAAGCCCTCTACGTCGCCCAGGCCAATACCATCAATCCCGATGACACCACCGGTAACATGCACTTCGGGTCGATCGTCCAGTTCAACGGCGTCCTCGAGACGTACAACAAGACCGGGCTCCGATATGGGTACAAGTATTACGGGAATGACAGTCATGGATCGGTGCCGATGATCGCCGAGTATGATGCGCTCCGATTCATCTTCGACGGATACAATGTCGACTTGGGCCGGGTGCTGGCCACGCCGAGCCTCTTGACCGAGCACTTCCGGGCCGTTTCCGCCAAGTTGGGCGCCACGTTCACCCCGTCGGAAGGGATGATCGCCCAGCTGGGCCAGTTCGCCATGACCCAAGACACCGCCAAAGCCATCGAACTCTATCAGATCGGCCTCGGCCTCTACCCCGACAGCTACCGGATGTATGATCGGCTGGGCAACGCCTGGATGGCCAAAGGCGATCAGAAGAAGGCCCGGGAGTTTTTCGAGCAATCGCTCGCGAAGAACCCGAACAACCAGAGCGTCAAGGACAAGCTCAAGACGATGACGCCCGAATGA
- a CDS encoding M20/M25/M40 family metallo-hydrolase, whose protein sequence is MPILLLALLAAQTPASHDPRLYDLARGISAAATEATVRKLVGFGTRHTLSDTVSATRGIGAARRWIKSEFDRIAGECGGCLEVRYDRGFLKAGPENRITKDVELVNVIAIQRGQTSPDRYVLITGHYDSRASDPNDATSDAPGAVDDASGTAAVIEAARLLSKQKFAKTIVYGALAGEEQGLLGGQQLARYAKSQGWQIEGVLNNDIVGNSEGIGGQVDNLTFRIFSEPTAATEPEDERRGRRVTGGEIDGPSRQLARYVHAIARQVLPMMRPKLVYRLDRFGRGGDHRAFNDAGFAAVRITEAYENYNRQHQNIRTEGGIAYGDVPERADFPYAARIAGVNVAALAALASAPPPPTAVRLRGGVSASTALSWQAAPGATGYRIYWRDTTDPIWSQSRYIGAVTQFTLDGILIDDHLFGVASVGPDGNESLVTFPTSGGTR, encoded by the coding sequence ATGCCAATTCTCCTCCTCGCGCTCCTGGCCGCCCAGACGCCGGCGAGCCACGACCCCCGCCTCTACGATCTGGCTCGCGGCATTTCCGCCGCCGCGACCGAAGCCACGGTCCGGAAGTTGGTGGGCTTCGGCACCCGTCACACCCTCTCCGATACCGTCTCGGCCACCCGCGGGATCGGCGCCGCCCGGCGGTGGATCAAGTCCGAGTTCGACCGAATCGCCGGGGAATGCGGCGGATGCCTCGAGGTCCGGTACGACCGCGGCTTCCTCAAGGCCGGCCCCGAGAACCGGATTACCAAGGACGTGGAACTCGTCAACGTCATCGCGATCCAACGGGGGCAGACCTCCCCCGATCGCTACGTGCTGATCACCGGCCACTACGACTCGCGGGCCTCCGACCCTAACGACGCGACCTCGGATGCCCCGGGCGCGGTCGATGACGCGAGCGGGACGGCGGCGGTCATCGAGGCGGCCCGGCTCCTGTCGAAGCAGAAGTTCGCCAAGACCATCGTTTATGGCGCCCTGGCCGGCGAAGAGCAGGGCCTGCTCGGCGGGCAACAACTCGCCAGGTACGCCAAAAGCCAAGGCTGGCAGATCGAAGGCGTGCTGAACAACGACATTGTGGGCAACAGCGAGGGCATTGGAGGCCAGGTGGACAACCTCACCTTCCGGATCTTCTCGGAGCCGACCGCTGCCACCGAACCCGAGGACGAACGGCGCGGACGCCGGGTAACCGGTGGAGAGATCGACGGCCCGTCGCGCCAATTGGCCCGCTACGTCCACGCGATCGCCCGGCAGGTCTTGCCGATGATGCGGCCGAAGTTGGTGTACCGCCTCGATCGGTTCGGACGGGGCGGCGATCACCGGGCTTTCAACGATGCCGGCTTCGCGGCCGTCCGGATTACCGAAGCGTACGAGAACTACAACCGCCAGCATCAGAATATCCGGACCGAGGGCGGCATCGCGTATGGCGACGTGCCCGAGAGGGCCGACTTCCCCTATGCGGCCCGGATCGCTGGCGTGAACGTCGCGGCACTCGCCGCGTTGGCCTCGGCCCCACCGCCGCCGACGGCCGTCAGGCTTCGGGGCGGGGTCAGCGCGTCGACCGCCCTGAGTTGGCAGGCCGCGCCAGGCGCGACCGGCTACAGGATCTACTGGCGGGACACCACCGATCCGATCTGGAGCCAGTCGCGCTACATTGGGGCGGTGACGCAGTTCACGCTCGACGGTATTCTGATCGATGATCATCTCTTTGGTGTGGCCAGTGTCGGCCCCGACGGGAACGAATCGCTGGTGACGTTTCCAACTTCTGGAGGGACCCGATGA
- a CDS encoding FtsX-like permease family protein: MEATPPDFWVPITMAPIVENRTDLFTPNQADMASVVARFRPGVSLTQAGKALEQWLRQTTADRPEADRVTGVQLESRATPNPFSAGTNLALMPIVVAFVMVLLTACANVASMMVARGVARQREIGIRLAIGAGRRRLIR, translated from the coding sequence TTGGAGGCTACGCCCCCCGACTTCTGGGTCCCGATCACGATGGCCCCGATCGTCGAGAACCGAACCGATCTGTTCACCCCCAATCAAGCTGACATGGCCTCGGTGGTCGCCCGGTTCCGGCCCGGGGTCAGTCTCACGCAAGCGGGCAAGGCGCTCGAACAGTGGCTCCGCCAAACCACCGCTGACCGGCCCGAGGCCGACCGGGTGACCGGCGTCCAGCTCGAGTCGCGGGCCACCCCGAATCCATTTTCGGCAGGGACGAACCTGGCGCTGATGCCGATCGTCGTGGCGTTTGTGATGGTCTTGCTCACCGCCTGCGCCAACGTGGCCAGCATGATGGTGGCCCGAGGCGTGGCCCGGCAGAGAGAAATCGGAATTCGGTTGGCCATCGGTGCCGGGCGCCGGCGCCTGATCCGATAG
- a CDS encoding dihydroorotase: protein MRLVIRRPDDWHVHLRDGPMLAEVLDYTARQFARAIVMPNLDPPVTTMAEAVAYRLRIQSQVRAGRSFAPLMTAYLTDSTDAGDLAAGFEQGVFTAAKLYPAHATTNSAKGVTEVGRIHGVLETMQRIGMPLLVHGEVTNPDVDIFDREAVFVERILAPVVHDFPGLKVVCEHITTEEAAGFVLGSSAAVAATITPHHLQCNRNAMFQGGIRPHLYCLPVLKREKHRLALRKAATSGSPKFFLGTDSAPHAVGAKESACGCAGVFNAPVALEAYATVFEEENALDRFEAFASEHGARFYGLPLNEGRVTLTRAPSLVPERIQSNTTTIIPYHAGTTLAWRFEG from the coding sequence ATGAGGCTCGTCATCCGCCGGCCCGACGACTGGCACGTTCATCTCCGGGACGGGCCGATGCTCGCGGAGGTGCTCGACTACACCGCGCGCCAGTTTGCCAGGGCCATCGTGATGCCCAATCTCGATCCGCCGGTGACCACCATGGCGGAGGCCGTGGCCTACCGGCTGCGGATCCAAAGCCAGGTCCGGGCGGGGCGGAGCTTCGCGCCGCTGATGACGGCGTATCTGACCGACAGCACCGACGCGGGGGACCTCGCCGCCGGCTTCGAGCAGGGGGTGTTCACGGCCGCCAAGTTGTACCCAGCCCACGCGACGACGAATTCGGCCAAGGGCGTGACCGAGGTCGGCCGGATCCACGGTGTGTTGGAGACGATGCAACGGATCGGGATGCCGCTTCTCGTCCACGGCGAAGTGACTAACCCCGATGTCGATATCTTCGATCGCGAGGCGGTCTTCGTCGAACGGATTCTGGCACCGGTGGTCCACGACTTTCCCGGGCTCAAGGTGGTCTGCGAGCACATCACGACCGAAGAAGCCGCCGGGTTCGTGCTGGGGTCGTCGGCTGCGGTCGCGGCCACGATCACGCCGCATCATCTCCAGTGCAATCGGAACGCCATGTTCCAGGGCGGGATTCGTCCCCATCTCTATTGCTTGCCGGTGCTCAAACGCGAGAAGCACCGACTCGCGCTCCGAAAGGCTGCGACCTCGGGCAGCCCGAAGTTTTTTCTCGGGACCGATTCCGCGCCGCACGCGGTGGGCGCCAAGGAGTCGGCCTGCGGGTGCGCCGGGGTGTTCAACGCGCCGGTGGCGCTTGAGGCCTACGCCACCGTCTTCGAGGAGGAGAACGCCCTCGACCGGTTCGAGGCCTTTGCTTCCGAGCACGGAGCCAGGTTTTACGGCTTGCCGCTGAACGAAGGCCGCGTTACCCTGACTCGAGCGCCAAGTCTGGTGCCCGAGCGGATCCAGTCGAATACCACCACGATCATCCCCTATCACGCCGGTACGACGCTGGCGTGGCGGTTCGAGGGATGA
- a CDS encoding SDR family NAD(P)-dependent oxidoreductase produces MLVTGATNGLGREVAIRLAAGGAHVILHGRDSARGAEVLREIEQAGQGSARFYAADFASPAQIRQFAETILRDYSRLDVLVNNAGIGTVPVDRELTGEGYEIRFQVNYLSGFLLTRLLLPRLLASAPSRVINVSSLSASPVDFDDVMIAKSFSPMRAYGQSKLAQVMYTIDLAEELKGKGVTVNALHPATLMPTGMVAKAGYPPRSTIDEGAKAVLQLVLAPNLRTGQFFIGLTPGQAHQQAYDAEARAKLKSVSEQLTGLR; encoded by the coding sequence ATGCTCGTGACCGGCGCGACCAACGGACTCGGCCGTGAGGTAGCGATCCGGCTCGCGGCCGGCGGCGCCCATGTCATCCTCCACGGCCGTGATTCGGCCCGAGGGGCCGAAGTGCTCCGGGAAATCGAGCAGGCCGGCCAGGGCAGCGCCCGGTTCTATGCGGCGGACTTCGCCTCGCCAGCCCAGATCCGGCAATTCGCCGAGACCATCCTTCGGGACTACAGCCGGTTGGACGTGCTCGTCAACAATGCCGGCATCGGGACCGTACCGGTGGATCGCGAGCTCACGGGCGAAGGGTATGAAATCCGGTTCCAGGTGAACTATCTCTCCGGGTTCCTCCTCACTCGGTTGCTGCTGCCTCGCCTCCTGGCGAGCGCGCCCTCCCGCGTCATCAACGTCTCCTCGCTCTCGGCGAGCCCGGTCGACTTCGATGACGTGATGATCGCCAAGAGCTTCAGCCCGATGCGGGCCTACGGCCAGAGCAAGCTGGCCCAAGTGATGTACACGATCGACTTGGCCGAGGAACTCAAGGGAAAAGGGGTGACGGTCAATGCGCTCCATCCGGCCACCCTGATGCCGACCGGGATGGTCGCCAAAGCCGGCTACCCGCCCCGATCCACGATCGACGAAGGGGCCAAGGCCGTGCTTCAGTTGGTGCTGGCCCCGAACCTCCGTACCGGACAGTTCTTTATCGGCCTGACGCCGGGTCAAGCGCACCAACAAGCCTATGACGCCGAGGCGCGGGCCAAACTCAAGAGCGTCAGCGAACAGTTGACCGGCCTCCGATGA